Below is a window of Desulfobotulus pelophilus DNA.
ATTCTTCTGGTGGATGATGAAAGGGAGTTTGTGCAGACCCTTTCGGAGCGCTTGCGCATGAGAAATCTGGCCAGCCATGCCGTCTGTTCCGGTGAAAAAGCACTGGAACTCATGGCAGAGGATCCGCCGGATATCATGGTGCTGGATCTGATGATGCCCGGAATCAGCGGATTCAGGATGCTCGAAAAGGTAAGGTCGGAGTATCCGGATATAGAGGTTATTATTCTTTCGGGCCATGGAACGGACAGGGACCGGAATCGTTGTATGGATATGGGGGCTTTTGCCTATCTGCAGAAACCGACGGATATTGATGAGCTGACGGCAACCATGAAGAAAGCCTATGCCCGTGTCCGTAAAAAGCAGGAGACGGGTCCATGAATCCAGAGCCCGAAACAAGTCTTCGACAAGACAATCTTTTTTTAGAAAAAGAGAGGGAGCCCACCCTGTTGATTATTGAAGCCGAGCCCTCTTTTCGCCGTAATCTCTGCGGCATACTGGGTGGCAGACCTTTCCGTATTCTGGAAAGTGACGGGTGCGCAAAAACCTTGGAAGTTCTTACCAGCCAGGATGTGGATGTCATTATTCTGGGGCTTGTGCATATGAAAGAGGAAGGGGTCAGAATACTGAAAGTTCTTCGCGAGAAATGCCCCTTTTGTGATGTCATCGTGATTAATACTCCTCAGCAGATGCCTCTTTCCATAGCCTGCATGAAGCTGGGAGCCGCCGATGAGTTTCTGGTTCCCTTTGATCTGGCGGATCTGGAAAAAAGTATCCTTGAGGCCGTTGACCGCAAACAGGAAGCGGGCATGAGAACCATAGAAAGACGCCGTTTCAGAATGAATCCATAAAAGAACTTTCTGGAGGCAGAAGAGCATGAAAGCTTGCCCCGTGATCCTGTTGCTGCTGTGCGATCAATGGGCAAGAGAGCAGAGTGATGGAAGATCCGTCTTACGACAGGGGAAGATATTCCCGATACCAAGGACCACCTGTTAACAAGCATGGTTGTTAACCAGAAAACCCCGAAATTTCTGAAACAGCTTTTAACAGGTAAAAGGAGAAGCTATGGAAACACAAGTGATGCTCGTAGATGATGAGGCTCCCTTTGTGGATGCCCTCGCCCAGAGGCTTTCCATGCGGGGCTTTACCGTGGCGAAAGCCTACAGTGGCGATACCTGCCTGCAGGTTCTTTCCGATCGCCATGAAGAGGTGGATGTGGTGGTTCTGGACCTGCTTATGCCTGGTATTTCAGGCATTGAGGTGCTAAAGGAAATCAGAAAAAAGAATCCCTTGATACAGATCATTCTGCTTTCCGGCCAGGCTACGGTGGAATCCGCCATTGAAGGCATGAAGCAGGGCGCTTACGATTTCCTTTTAAAACCAGCGGATACGGAAGTTCTCTCCGCTAAGATCGAAGCGGCCGCAGCCATCAAAAAGGCCCATGAAGAGCGGATCCGGAAGGCGGAAATGGATACCATCATCACTGAAAGGGGATGGTAAGGGGAAAAACGCAGGTATCTGAATAAAAGGTGCTTTTATTCAGTCGTTTAAAATGCTGTCTGGAAGGTTTGGCGGAAAGGCCCCTTGCAACCGGGATCAGGGTCTTTTCATGCAAAAGGACAAGATCTGTTCAAAACCATCAAGGAGTTGTCAACATGAATGCCTCGGCTACCGTTTCAAAAGCCCACGTAGACTATAAACGTCTTTTTTTCATGTTTCTGGGTATTTTCCTGTTTTGTATTGTGTACTGGGCTCCGCCCTTCCCCGATGCCATAGATCCCCTTGGAGCCTCCTTTACCCTTTCCAAGGAGGCCAAGGGAGCCATTGCGATTTTTCTTCTGGCTGGCACCTGGTGGGTATTTGAAGTGGTACCCATCGGTATCACCAGTATTCTTATCGGGGTGATGCAGGTCATGTTCTACGTGCGTTCCGCCAATGACGCCTTTAAAGACTTCATGACCCCCTCCGTCATGTTTATCTTTGCCTCTCTCATCATTGGTATTGTTTTTACCAAAACAGGGCTGACCAAGCGCATAGCCTACAAAATGCTTTCCATCGTAGGCGAAAAAACCCACCTGATCATGCTGGGCTGTTTTCTCATCACCGTGGCCCTGACCCATTTCATGGCCCATACGGCCGTTGCCGCCACCATGTATCCCCTTCTTCTGGCTGTCTATGCCATGTATTCCGATGACCCTTCCAAGCCCACCAATTTCGGTAAAGGTCTTTTCATTGGAATGGCCTATGTGGCCGGAGCGGGCAGTATTGTCACCCTGCTGGGTGCGGCCCGTGCACCCGTGGCTCTGGGTTTTTACAATGACATTGTGGGTCGGGAGATTTCCTTTTTCGAACTGACCTATTACATGGCTCCCGTGGGCTGGCTCATGGCCTTTCTCATCTGGGGAATGATTCTGCTTTTCCTGCCTCCGGAGAAAAAAGAAATTGAAGGTGTGCGGGAAAGGGCTGCGGAGCTGGCGGCCCAGCAGGGTCCCATATCAGCCAAGGAAATCGTTGCCGCTGGTGTGGTAATTACCTGTATCCTCATCATGTCTCTGGGAAGCTTCTTTCCGCTGCTCGCCAAGCTGGATAAGACGGGCCTGATTCTTATCACCACCCTCATTTTCTTTACCACCCGTATTCTCACCATTGACGACCTGGAAGCCGTGCCCTGGAACATCATTCTGCTTTTCGGTGGTGCCATGAGCATTGGTTTCTGTCTCTGGCAGACCGGAGCCGCCCAGTGGATGGCCGTACACTGGCTGACCCTTTTTGAAAAGGCCCACTGGTTTATCTTTGTCATGGGAATGGCTGTTTTTGTTCTGGCCATGACCAACTTCATCATGAACGTGGCGGCCATTGCCATTTCCATGCCCGTGGCTCTGGTCATTGCGCCCTACCTCAATGTGGCTCCCGAGGTCATTACCTTTGCGGCCCTTGTTACCGCAGGTATGCCCTTTCTTCTTTTGGTTGGTGCCGCACCCAACGCCATTGCTTATAACTCCGGACAGTTCACCACGGGAGAATTTTTTAAATATGGTCTCGTCGCCAGTATTCTGCTGCTGGCCGTGCTTAGTCTTTTCATATTGGTCATCTGGCCGCTGATGGGTATGCCCGTATCCCTTCTGGGAGGCTGATGGTTCCATGGGGCGGCTCAGCCGCCCCATGGTTTTCAGGAGTTGCCATGTCTTCTTCCGACGAAGAAATCAGAAATGACCACTATGGCTTTCTCAGCCTGAGAAGCCGTCTTTATCTTGCCCTGTGGGGCATTTTTTTTCTTGTGACCACCGGATCGGGGATTATGGTCTGGTACATCCAGAAACTGCAGGTTCTGGTGAATGATGATATTCCCCGCAGTATTACGGCCTTTCAGTCTGCCGAAGCTCTCGAAACCGCCCTGATTAACCAGAAAGGGTTTGTTACCTATTATCTGCAGGACAGGGACCCGGAATGGCTGCATCGGCTGGGAGAGTACCGCCAGATTTTCCGTGAAAAACTGACAGAAGCAGAAAAGCATGCCAGTACCTTGCCCCAGAAAGAGCTTATCAGAGAAATCAGGGTAAACTATGAGCGCTATATCCTTGCCAAGGATGAGGTGATTGCCCACTATGTCCATGGGAGAGTGGCGGAAGGGCAGGCCCGTCATCCGGAGATCCGGGTTCTCTTTTTCCGGATTATGCAGCATTGTGAGGATTTTAAAGCCCTTCATTCCCGGTCCATGACAGCCCTGCAGGAGGACGTGGGCAGGGAAACCAGTCAGGTTCGCCATGTGACCCTTTTCATTCTCATGGTAACCACAGCCCTTATTTTTACTCTGGGGATGAGAATTTCAAGGCAGATTCTTGTGCCCCTGCGCCGTCTGGCCCGGGAGGCCGGGGCTGCATCCTGCAAGGCGGGAAATGAGGTGGCGGTTTTGAGCCGTGGTGTGGAGGGCCTGATCCGCAATGCCGGAGAGGTTTCCCGGGAGCTGGAACGCAGCCGGGAAAATCTGGAGCAGGCGGAGCGCATGGTCATGGTGGCCAGGCTGGCGGCGGGTATGGCCCATTCCATCCGAAATCCTCTGACATCCGTTAAAATGCGCCTCTTTTCCCT
It encodes the following:
- a CDS encoding response regulator, which gives rise to MNPEPETSLRQDNLFLEKEREPTLLIIEAEPSFRRNLCGILGGRPFRILESDGCAKTLEVLTSQDVDVIILGLVHMKEEGVRILKVLREKCPFCDVIVINTPQQMPLSIACMKLGAADEFLVPFDLADLEKSILEAVDRKQEAGMRTIERRRFRMNP
- a CDS encoding response regulator; this translates as METQVMLVDDEAPFVDALAQRLSMRGFTVAKAYSGDTCLQVLSDRHEEVDVVVLDLLMPGISGIEVLKEIRKKNPLIQIILLSGQATVESAIEGMKQGAYDFLLKPADTEVLSAKIEAAAAIKKAHEERIRKAEMDTIITERGW
- a CDS encoding ATP-binding protein, producing MSSSDEEIRNDHYGFLSLRSRLYLALWGIFFLVTTGSGIMVWYIQKLQVLVNDDIPRSITAFQSAEALETALINQKGFVTYYLQDRDPEWLHRLGEYRQIFREKLTEAEKHASTLPQKELIREIRVNYERYILAKDEVIAHYVHGRVAEGQARHPEIRVLFFRIMQHCEDFKALHSRSMTALQEDVGRETSQVRHVTLFILMVTTALIFTLGMRISRQILVPLRRLAREAGAASCKAGNEVAVLSRGVEGLIRNAGEVSRELERSRENLEQAERMVMVARLAAGMAHSIRNPLTSVKMRLFSLSRSLNLDADQKDDFAVISGEIDHIDTIVQNFLEFSRPPKLKIQSVSPSDVVDRTLDLLRHRLESYGVTVRLKREKPLPPISGDPEQLKEVLVNLMENSCQAMAGTPGHIEILEIMEKDGAGCPVACLCLHDSGPGIPADMVARIFEPFVTTKEEGTGLGLSIASRIVANHGGTLAVVSQPGRGACFTMRIPLISQGQEGEGDGPHPHH
- a CDS encoding SLC13 family permease, whose amino-acid sequence is MNASATVSKAHVDYKRLFFMFLGIFLFCIVYWAPPFPDAIDPLGASFTLSKEAKGAIAIFLLAGTWWVFEVVPIGITSILIGVMQVMFYVRSANDAFKDFMTPSVMFIFASLIIGIVFTKTGLTKRIAYKMLSIVGEKTHLIMLGCFLITVALTHFMAHTAVAATMYPLLLAVYAMYSDDPSKPTNFGKGLFIGMAYVAGAGSIVTLLGAARAPVALGFYNDIVGREISFFELTYYMAPVGWLMAFLIWGMILLFLPPEKKEIEGVRERAAELAAQQGPISAKEIVAAGVVITCILIMSLGSFFPLLAKLDKTGLILITTLIFFTTRILTIDDLEAVPWNIILLFGGAMSIGFCLWQTGAAQWMAVHWLTLFEKAHWFIFVMGMAVFVLAMTNFIMNVAAIAISMPVALVIAPYLNVAPEVITFAALVTAGMPFLLLVGAAPNAIAYNSGQFTTGEFFKYGLVASILLLAVLSLFILVIWPLMGMPVSLLGG